Proteins from a single region of Gossypium arboreum isolate Shixiya-1 chromosome 1, ASM2569848v2, whole genome shotgun sequence:
- the LOC108482321 gene encoding protein DMR6-LIKE OXYGENASE 1-like, translating into MGEVDQAFIQSIEHRTNLDTIEIEGIPLIDLSLSHTTDINVLVSKIGTACKNWGFFQVINHGVPLELLEKIKVAAKAFFDQTMEEKRNVKRDEVNPMGYYESEHTKNVRDWKEVFDFLIKDPSFLPASPELEDDEMRTLSNQWPENPPQFREVCQEYAREVEKLGYKLLELISLSLGLPSNRFNGYFEDQLSRMRLNHYPPCPCPELALGVGRHKDAGALTIVAQDDVGGLQVKRKSDGVWAPVKPTSNALVINVGDIIQVWSNEAYESVEHRVVVNSERERFSIPIFIFPSHYVMVKPLEELVNEGNPPKYKPYNFGKFNVARNRSNYKKLEVQNIQISDFKII; encoded by the exons ATGGGAGAAGTTGATCAAGCTTTCATTCAATCCATTGAACACCGAACCAACCTGGATACCATCGAAATCGAAGGAATCCCATTGATCGATCTTTCATTATCCCACACCACAGACATCAACGTACTCGTTTCAAAGATCGGAACCGCCTGCAAAAACTGGGGTTTTTTTCAAGTGATTAACCATGGGGTACCTTTGGAGTTGCTGGAAAAGATTAAGGTAGCAGCTAAAGCATTCTTCGATCAAACCATGGAGGAAAAACGTAACGTTAAACGAGATGAAGTGAATCCTATGGGGTACTATGAAAGTGAACATACAAAGAATGTTAGAGACTGGAAAGAAGTGTTTGATTTCTTGATAAAAGACCCTTCTTTTTTACCAGCTTCGCCTGAACTTGAGGATGATGAAATGAGGACGTTGAGTAATCAGTGGCCTGAGAATCCTCCACAGTTTAG GGAGGTATGCCAAGAGTATGCAAGAGAGGTTGAAAAGCTGGGTTACAAGCTATTGGAACTCATCTCTTTGAGCTTAGGCTTGCCATCTAATAGGTTCAATGGCTACTTTGAAGACCAACTAAGCAGGATGAGACTTAACCACTATCCTCCATGCCCTTGCCCCGAGCTAGCACTCGGTGTAGGTCGACACAAGGATGCCGGTGCTTTAACCATCGTCGCTCAAGACGATGTCGGAGGATTACAAGTGAAGAGAAAATCGGACGGTGTCTGGGCTCCCGTTAAACCGACCTCAAATGCCTTGGTCATCAATGTTGGTGATATTATTCAG GTTTGGAGCAACGAAGCTTACGAGAGCGTGGAGCATAGGGTGGTGGTGAACTCGGAACGGGAAAGGTTTTCGATTCCGATCTTCATTTTCCCTTCTCACTATGTGATGGTGAAGCCATTGGAGGAGCTTGTGAATGAGGGAAACCCACCCAAATATAAACCATACAACTTTGGGAAGTTCAATGTGGCTAGAAACCGCAGTAATTATAAGAAACTTGAGGTCCAAAACATCCAAATTAGTGACTTTAAGATCATCTAA
- the LOC108483377 gene encoding serine/threonine-protein kinase SRK2E has protein sequence MDRPAMGAGMDLPIMHDSDRYELVKDIGSGNFGVARLMRDKHTDELVAVKYIERGEKIDENVQREIINHRSLRHPNIVRFKEVILTPTHLAIVMEYAAGGELFERICNAGRFSEDEARFFFQQLISGVSYCHSMQICHRDLKLENTLLDGSPAPRLKICDFGYSKSSLLHSQPKSTVGTPAYIAPEVLLKKEYDGKVADVWSCGVTIYVMLVGAYPFEDPKDPRNFHKTIHRIIHVQYSIPDYVHISPECRHLLSRIFVADPAKRISIPEIKNHEWFLKNLPADLMDENSMNDQFEEPDQPMQSVDEIMQIISEATIPATNMNNLDSYLTGSLDLDDDMEDLDNDSELDIDSSGELIYAM, from the exons ATGGATCGACCAGCAATGGGAGCTGGGATGGATTTGCCAATTATGCATGATAGTGATCGTTATGAATTGGTTAAAGATATTGGTTCAGGGAATTTTGGGGTTGCTAGGTTGATGAGAGATAAACATACTGATGAGCTTGTTGCTGTTAAGTATATCGAGAGAGGTGAGAAG ATAGATGAAAATGTACAAAGGGAAATTATCAATCATAGGTCTCTAAGGCATCCGAATATCGTCCGGTTCAAAGAG GTCATATTAACACCAACACATCTAGCTATTGTGATGGAATATGCTGCTGGAGGAGAGTTGTTTGAACGGATATGTAATGCAGGCCGGTTTAGTGAAGATGAG GCTCGGTTTTTCTTTCAACAGCTTATATCAGGAGTGAGTTATTGTCATTCAATG CAAATATGCCACCGGGACTTGAAATTGGAGAACACATTACTGGACGGGAGTCCAGCTCCTCGTTTGAAGATTTGTGACTTCGGGTATTCCAAG TCCTCGTTATTACATTCTCAACCAAAATCGACGGTCGGAACTCCGGCTTATATTGCTCCTGAAGTGTTACTCAAGAAAGAATATGACGGAAAG GTTGCAGATGTCTGGTCTTGTGGGGTTACCATATATGTTATGTTGGTTGGAGCATATCCGTTCGAAGACCCCAAGGATCCAAGAAACTTCCACAAAACAATACAT CGGATTATACATGTCCAGTACTCAATCCCGGATTACGTCCATATATCCCCCGAGTGCCGTCATCTGCTTTCGAGGATTTTTGTTGCTGACCCGGCAAAG AGGATATCCATTCCTGAAATTAAGAATCACGAATGGTTTCTAAAGAACTTACCAGCAGATCTCATGGATGAGAACTCGATGAACGACCAGTTCGAAGAACCCGATCAACCTATGCAAAGTGTTGACGAGATAATGCAGATCATTTCCGAAGCTACTATCCCTGCAACGAATATGAATAATCTCGATTCTTATTTGACCGGTAGCTTGGACCTTGATGATGATATGGAAGACCTTGACAATGATTCCGAACTAGATATTGATAGCAGTGGAGAGTTAATATATGCGATGTGA
- the LOC108480095 gene encoding B3 domain-containing transcription factor VRN1-like, giving the protein MPRPFFHKLILSSTLQDKKLRIPDNFVKKFKDELSVAAALTVPDGHVWRVGIRKGDNKVWFQEGWPEFLDRYYIRIGYFLIFRYEGNSAFSVSIFNLYNSEINYQSNALLGSQYNHGKSYPFDELEDDECMSSAMQHLFGGSKLNRCVNWSGEVNLNAAKSANNQPIRVKLRTSGSETPPPKKPGRKKQKFDPNDQDLSVGHEDDSEMRYRFYESASARKRTVTAEERERAMNAAKAFEPSNPFCRVVLRPSYLYRGCIMYLPSCFAEHLSGVSGFIKLQLPDGKQWSVRCIYRGGKAKFSQGWYEFTVENNLGEGDVCVFELLRSREFVLKVTVFRVMDGAGLMHRSQYNAN; this is encoded by the exons ATGCCACGCCCTTTTTTCCATAAGCTTATTCTCTCCTCTACTCTCCAAGATAAGAAACTG AGGATCCCTGATAACTTTGTTAAGAAATTCAAGGATGAACTTTCTGTTGCAGCTGCTCTCACTGTCCCTGATGGTCATGTTTGGCGTGTAGGGATTAGGAAAGGTGACAACAAGGTCTGGTTTCAAGAGGGTTGGCCCGAATTCCTTGACCGATACTATATCCGAATAGGATACTTTTTGATCTTTCGATACGAAGGGAATTCGGCTTTTAGTGTTAGTATCTTTAATTTGTATAATTCTGAAATAAACTATCAGTCTAATGCTCTTCTTGGTAGTCAATACAATCATGGGAAATCGTATCCGTTCGATGAACTCGAAGACGATGAATGCATGTCTTCAGCTATGCAGCATTTGTTCGGGGGATCCAAACTTAACCGTTGCGTTAATTGGAGTGGTGAAGTTAACCTTAATGCGGCAAAAAGCGCGAATAATCAACCTATTCGAG TGAAATTGCGTACTTCAGGTTCGGAGACGCCACCACCAAAGAAACCCGGGAGGAAAAAGCAGAAGTTCGACCCTA ATGATCAGGATTTGTCCGTTGGACATGAAGACGATTCGGAAATGCGGTATAGGTTTTACGAAAGCGCTTCAGCTCGAAAGAGAACCGTGACAGCCGAAGAAAGAGAAAGGGCAATGAATGCAGCCAAAGCATTCGAACCGAGTAACCCTTTCTGCAGAGTCGTCTTGCGACCATCATATCTATACCGGGGATGTATCATG TACCTACCATCTTGCTTCGCCGAGCATCTAAGTGGGGTTTCCGGGTTCATTAAACTCCAACTTCCCGACGGGAAACAATGGTCTGTTCGATGTATTTATAGAGGAGGCAAAGCTAAGTTCAGCCAAGGATGGTATGAATTCACAGTGGAGAACAATTTAGGCGAAGGAGATGTTTGTGTATTCGAGCTGCTTAGATCGAGGGAGTTCGTGCTTAAAGTGACTGTATTCCGTGTAATGGATGGTGCCGGACTAATGCACcgatctcaatacaatgccaactAA
- the LOC108483378 gene encoding jasmonate-induced oxygenase 4-like isoform X2 — MGGVDQAFVQEPEQRPKPSTIEVDGIPVIDMSVSGTGGIEKLASEIGNACRKWGFFQVINHGVPLELRQRVEKVAKAFFDLPIEEKRKAKRDELNFTGYHDEEHTKNVRDWKEVFDMLIEDPTFLPASPDPDDEEIRTYSNKWPENPPEFRETCQEYCREVEKLAFKLLELISLSLALGVGRHRDGGALTVLAQDDVGGLQIRRQSDGEWIPIKPIPNAYIINIADALQVWSNNLYVSAEHRVVVNSERERFSIPLFFFPSHYVKVKPLEELVNEQNPAKYKEYSWGKFYVNRTGSNYKKLEAENLQIDHFKTPESE; from the exons ATGGGAGGGGTCGATCAAGCTTTTGTTCAAGAACCAGAACAAAGGCCAAAACCAAGTACAATCGAAGTCGATGGGATCCCAGTGATCGACATGTCGGTTTCCGGCACCGGAGGAATCGAAAAACTGGCTTCGGAGATCGGTAATGCATGCCGGAAATGGGGTTTCTTTCAAGTGATCAATCATGGGGTGCCTTTGGAATTACGCCAAAGAGTCGAGAAGGTGGCTAAAGCGTTCTTCGATCTTCCCATAGAGGAAAAAAGGAAAGCTAAGCGAGATGAATTGAATTTTACGGGTTACCATGATGAAGAACATACTAAGAATGTTAGAGACTGGAAAGAGGTTTTTGATATGTTAATTGAAGACCCAACATTTCTCCCAGCTTCGCCGGATCCCGATGATGAGGAAATAAGGACGTACAGTAACAAATGGCCTGAGAATCCCCCTGAGTTCAG GGAGACATGCCAGGAGTACTGTAGAGAGGTGGAGAAACTGGCTTTCAAATTGCTGGAACTCATATCTTTAAGCTTAG CACTTGGCGTCGGTCGGCATAGGGATGGTGGTGCCTTAACTGTTCTTGCTCAGGACGATGTCGGTGGATTACAAATTAGGAGGCAATCAGATGGGGAGTGGATTCCTATCAAACCAATCCCAAATGCCTACATCATTAATATTGCTGATGCTCTTCAG GTCTGGAGTAACAATCTTTATGTGAGTGCGGAGCACAGAGTTGTGGTGAATTCCGAACGGGAAAGATTTTCGATTCCGTTATTCTTCTTCCCTTCCCACTATGTCAAAGTGAAGCCTCTAGAGGAGCTAGTGAATGAGCAAAACCCAGCGAAGTATAAAGAATATAGCTGGGGAAAGTTTTACGTTAATCGAACCGGCAGCAACTACAAGAAACTCGAGGCTGAAAACCTTCAAATCGACCATTTCAAGACGCCAGAATCCGAATAA
- the LOC108480133 gene encoding pentatricopeptide repeat-containing protein At2g15820, chloroplastic, translating into MDMQQMIIAANRAQCFVSPPLSTLIITINTPSLNPNKPSKTPMRTSLSFLRLFRPLSRSQTVLFRPLTRRYAAPRFCPSFSRHFSVSSAPFSASAVGFVDEKEREEEERWDFSNNETEAKFVFEDNDGVFADNDMKHLVAPDIEVKELDELPEQWRRSKLAWLCKELPAHKAGTLVRILNAQRKWLKQEDATYLAVHCMRIRENETGFRVYKWMMQQHWYRFDFALATKLADYMGKERKFTKCREIFDDIINQGRVPSESTFHILIVAYLSTPVQGCLDEACGIYNRMIQLGGYQPRLSLHNSLFRALLNRPGGSSKYYLKQAEFIFHNLETCGLEIQKEIYTGLIWLHSYQDTVDKERIKSLRKMMRESGMEEGKEVLISILRACSKDGDIEEAERTWIKLLGSNDSIPSQAFVYKMEVYSKVGEITKSLEVFREMKKCLGYTSIASYHKIIEVLCESEQMDLAESFMKELIESGMKPLMPSYIKLTDTYLRLNCHDKLESTFLECLEKCRPNRTIYNIYLSSLVKVGNLGKAEEIFNHMGENVTIGVNAKSCNTILCGYLSSGDNSKAEKIYDLMCQKKFEIESPLMEKLENVLRSSRKEVKKPLSLKLSKEQREILMGLLLGGLRIDSDEERKNHMIRFEFNPSSIPHSILKRHIHDQYHEWLHPSSKLTAGNGDILHKFNTISHSYFGFYADQFWPKGQPVIPKLIHRWLSPIVLAYWYMYGGYRTSAGDILLKLKGSSEGVEKVVKTLKSKSLNCRVKRKGRVFWIGFLRTDSMWFWKLVEPYILDDLKDFLKAGSETADDCAVESRDINFDSASDSDEKGSSDCSEDLNP; encoded by the exons ATGGATATGCAGCAAATGATAATAGCAGCAAACAGAGCTCAATGCTTCGTTTCCCCGCCTCTTTCAACCCTCATAATCACCATCAATACCCCTTCTTTAAACCCTAATAAACCCTCCAAAACCCCCATGCGCACTTCCCTCTCTTTCCTCCGCCTCTTCCGCCCTCTTTCCCGCTCTCAAACCGTCCTTTTCCGCCCCCTCACCCGTCGCTACGCCGCGCCTCGGTTTTGCCCTTCTTTTTCCCGCCACTTCAGTGTATCTTCAGCCCCATTCTCAGCCTCCGCCGTCGGTTTCGTTGACGAAAAGGAAAGGGAAGAAGAAGAGAGGTGGGATTTCTCCAACAACGAAACCGAAGCGAAATTCGTTTTCGAAGACAATGATGGGGTTTTCGCGGATAACGATATGAAGCACTTGGTGGCACCGGATATTGAGGTTAAGGAACTAGACGAGTTGCCGGAGCAGTGGCGAAGGTCAAAGCTCGCTTGGCTTTGCAAAGAGTTGCCGGCTCATAAGGCGGGAACCTTGGTTAGGATCTTGAATGCGCAAAGGAAGTGGCTCAAGCAAGAGGATGCTACTTACTTGGCTGTTCATTGTATGAGAATTCGAGAAAATGAAACTGGTTTCAGG GTCTATAAGTGGATGATGCAGCAGCATTGGTATCGATTCGATTTTGCTCTTGCTACCAAGCTAGCAGATTACATGGGGAAGGAGAGGAAGTTTACGAAATGTCGGGAGATATTCGATGACATCATCAACCAGGGACGTGTGCCTAGTGAGTCTACGTTTCATATTCTGATTGTTGCATATCTTAGTACACCGGTTCAAGGTTGTTTAGATGAGGCTTGTGGTATTTACAATCGTATGATTCAGTTAGGAGGATACCAACCACGTCTTAGCTTACATAACTCGCTTTTCCGAGCTCTTTTAAACAGACCGGGAGGTTCTTCAAAATATTACTTAAAACAAGCCGAGTTTATCTTTCACAATTTAGAAACATGTGGTTTAGAGATACAAAAAGAAATCTATACCGGCCTAATTTGGTTGCATAGCTATCAAGATACGGTGGATAAAGAAAGGATAAAATCGTTGAGGAAAATGATGCGAGAATCGGGTATGGAAGAAGGAAAAGAAGTGCTCATTTCGATATTGAGAGCTTGTTCGAAGGATGGGGATATTGAAGAAGCCGAAAGAACTTGGATCAAACTACTCGGTTCCAATGATAGTATCCCTTCTCAAGCTTTTGTCTATAAAATGGAAGTTTATTCGAAGGTTGGGGAAATTACGAAATCTTTGGAGGTATTCCGGGAGATGAAAAAGTGTTTGGGATATACTAGCATCGCATCATACCACAAAATTATAGAGGTATTATGTGAATCCGAGCAAATGGACCTTGCGGAATCGTTCATGAAGGAACTCATTGAGAGTGGTATGAAGCCACTTATGCCATCGTACATCAAGCTAACAGATACATACCTCCGGTTGAACTGTCACGATAAGCTCGAGTCGACCTTTTTAGAGTGCCTTGAGAAATGCCGACCGAATCGTACTATTTATAATATATACTTGAGCTCGTTGGTGAAAGTCGGGAATCTCGGCAAAGCGGAGGAAATTTTCAATCACATGGGCGAGAATGTCACAATTGGTGTTAATGCAAAATCATGCAATACCATTTTATGTGGATACCTTTCTTCCGGAGATAATTCGAAAGCAGAAAAGATATATGATTTGATGTGCCAGAAGAAATTCGAAATCGAATCTCCGTTGATGGAAAAGTTGGAAAATGTCCTTAGATCGAGCCGAAAAGAGGTTAAGAAACCCTTGAGCTTAAAGCTAAGCAAAGAACAACGAGAGATTTTAATGGGGTTGCTTTTAGGCGGTTTACGGATAGACTCAGATGAAGAGAGAAAGAACCACATGATACGGTTCGAGTTTAATCCAAGTTCTATACCACATTCTATTTTAAAGAGACATATTCACGATCAATACCACGAGTGGTTACATCCTTCAAGTAAGCTAACTGCCGGTAATGGTGATATCCTGCACAAGTTCAATACCATTTCACACTCTTATTTCGGTTTCTATGCGGACCAGTTTTGGCCAAAGGGTCAACCTGTGATCCCAAAGCTAATACACCGGTGGCTGTCTCCGATTGTACTTGCATACTGGTATATGTACGGGGGCTACAGAACATCAGCCGGGGATATCCTTTTGAAACTGAAAGGGAGCAGCGAAGGCGTCGAGAAAGTGGTGAAAACGTTGAAATCAAAATCCTTGAATTGCCGAGTGAAGCGAAAAGGGAGAGTGTTTTGGATCGGATTTCTCAGGACTGATTCAATGTGGTTCTGGAAACTGGTGGAACCTTACATCTTAGATGACTTAAAAGATTTTCTCAAAGCAGGCAGCGAAACCGCAGATGATTGTGCGGTCGAATCTCGAGACATAAACTTTGACAGTGCATCCGATTCCGATGAAAAGGGTTCTTCCGATTGTAGCGAAGACCTTAATCCATAA
- the LOC108483378 gene encoding flavanone 3-dioxygenase 2-like isoform X1, whose protein sequence is MGGVDQAFVQEPEQRPKPSTIEVDGIPVIDMSVSGTGGIEKLASEIGNACRKWGFFQVINHGVPLELRQRVEKVAKAFFDLPIEEKRKAKRDELNFTGYHDEEHTKNVRDWKEVFDMLIEDPTFLPASPDPDDEEIRTYSNKWPENPPEFRETCQEYCREVEKLAFKLLELISLSLGLPANRLSDFFKHQTGMLRLNYYPPCPSPELALGVGRHRDGGALTVLAQDDVGGLQIRRQSDGEWIPIKPIPNAYIINIADALQVWSNNLYVSAEHRVVVNSERERFSIPLFFFPSHYVKVKPLEELVNEQNPAKYKEYSWGKFYVNRTGSNYKKLEAENLQIDHFKTPESE, encoded by the exons ATGGGAGGGGTCGATCAAGCTTTTGTTCAAGAACCAGAACAAAGGCCAAAACCAAGTACAATCGAAGTCGATGGGATCCCAGTGATCGACATGTCGGTTTCCGGCACCGGAGGAATCGAAAAACTGGCTTCGGAGATCGGTAATGCATGCCGGAAATGGGGTTTCTTTCAAGTGATCAATCATGGGGTGCCTTTGGAATTACGCCAAAGAGTCGAGAAGGTGGCTAAAGCGTTCTTCGATCTTCCCATAGAGGAAAAAAGGAAAGCTAAGCGAGATGAATTGAATTTTACGGGTTACCATGATGAAGAACATACTAAGAATGTTAGAGACTGGAAAGAGGTTTTTGATATGTTAATTGAAGACCCAACATTTCTCCCAGCTTCGCCGGATCCCGATGATGAGGAAATAAGGACGTACAGTAACAAATGGCCTGAGAATCCCCCTGAGTTCAG GGAGACATGCCAGGAGTACTGTAGAGAGGTGGAGAAACTGGCTTTCAAATTGCTGGAACTCATATCTTTAAGCTTAGGTTTGCCTGCTAACCGGTTGAGTGATTTCTTTAAACACCAAACTGGTATGTTGAGGCTGAATTACTATCCTCCTTGCCCTTCACCCGAGCTAGCACTTGGCGTCGGTCGGCATAGGGATGGTGGTGCCTTAACTGTTCTTGCTCAGGACGATGTCGGTGGATTACAAATTAGGAGGCAATCAGATGGGGAGTGGATTCCTATCAAACCAATCCCAAATGCCTACATCATTAATATTGCTGATGCTCTTCAG GTCTGGAGTAACAATCTTTATGTGAGTGCGGAGCACAGAGTTGTGGTGAATTCCGAACGGGAAAGATTTTCGATTCCGTTATTCTTCTTCCCTTCCCACTATGTCAAAGTGAAGCCTCTAGAGGAGCTAGTGAATGAGCAAAACCCAGCGAAGTATAAAGAATATAGCTGGGGAAAGTTTTACGTTAATCGAACCGGCAGCAACTACAAGAAACTCGAGGCTGAAAACCTTCAAATCGACCATTTCAAGACGCCAGAATCCGAATAA